A stretch of the Aminipila terrae genome encodes the following:
- a CDS encoding polysaccharide biosynthesis C-terminal domain-containing protein: MKILITGAYGFIGKNLICELKNKGYHDLCFCGKDTSIEELDKYTKDCDFVFHLAGVNRPEHVEEFMSQNYGFTDTLLQMLKKHKNTAPILCTSSTQAMQDNPYGKSKLAEEEAIFNYGKETGAPLFVYRLTNVFGKWCRPNYNSVVATFCYNVANDLPIQINDENKVLDLVYIDDVLKAFISCLEGHGEDYINATPDGRLVLTTLHKVSLGRLAGLIKEFKKDRVTLNVPDMANGFTKKLYSTFLSYMPEEQFAYPLKMNIDNRGSFTEILKTQGFGQVSVNISKPGITKGNHWHHTKTEKFLVVSGKGVIRFKKVFTDLFDDNNIKYLKPESIIEYFVSGEKLEVIDIPPGYTHNITNLGDTDMVTIMWANESYNPNDPDTYFLEV, encoded by the coding sequence ATGAAAATACTAATTACTGGGGCATATGGCTTCATAGGAAAAAATTTAATATGTGAATTAAAAAACAAAGGTTATCATGACCTTTGTTTTTGTGGTAAAGATACCAGTATTGAAGAACTGGATAAATACACAAAGGATTGCGACTTTGTATTTCATCTGGCAGGGGTAAATCGACCAGAACATGTAGAAGAGTTTATGAGCCAGAATTATGGATTCACAGATACTCTTCTTCAGATGTTGAAAAAACATAAAAATACTGCCCCGATTTTATGCACATCATCTACTCAGGCAATGCAGGATAACCCATATGGGAAAAGTAAACTGGCAGAGGAAGAAGCAATTTTTAATTATGGAAAAGAAACCGGTGCTCCCCTATTCGTATACAGACTTACAAATGTATTTGGAAAATGGTGCAGACCAAACTACAATTCAGTAGTGGCAACCTTTTGTTATAATGTGGCAAATGACTTGCCAATACAAATAAATGATGAAAACAAGGTATTAGATCTTGTATATATAGACGATGTATTGAAAGCCTTTATTTCATGTCTGGAGGGACATGGAGAGGATTATATCAATGCAACGCCAGACGGTAGATTAGTATTGACTACTTTGCATAAAGTGAGCTTAGGAAGATTAGCGGGACTCATAAAGGAATTTAAAAAAGATAGAGTGACGTTAAATGTACCTGATATGGCAAACGGATTTACAAAAAAGTTGTACAGTACATTTTTGAGCTATATGCCAGAAGAGCAGTTCGCATATCCTCTTAAAATGAATATTGATAACAGAGGTTCCTTTACGGAAATATTGAAAACCCAAGGATTTGGACAAGTGTCTGTAAACATTTCGAAGCCTGGAATCACCAAGGGAAACCACTGGCATCACACGAAAACAGAAAAGTTTTTAGTGGTAAGCGGCAAAGGGGTTATCAGGTTTAAAAAAGTATTTACTGATTTATTTGATGATAATAATATAAAATATTTAAAGCCGGAATCTATCATAGAATATTTTGTAAGCGGTGAAAAACTGGAGGTCATTGATATCCCTCCCGGATATACACATAATATAACCAATCTGGGAGATACAGATATGGTTACCATTATGTGGGCAAATGAAAGTTATAATCCGAACGATCCAGATACTTATTTTTTAGAGGTATAA
- a CDS encoding polysaccharide biosynthesis protein: MFEGKILLITGGTGSFGNAVVERFLNTDIREIRIFSRDEKKQHDMRIHYKNDKLKFYIGDVRNFDSINFAMKGADYVFHAAALKQVPSCEFYPMEAVQTNIEGTDNTLKAAMLNQVKNVVCLSTDKAAYPINAMGISKAMMEKIATSKARILKEEKPTICCTRYGNVMGSRGSVIPLFEEQIELGRELTITDPNMTRFMMTLEDAVDLVLYAFEHGNQGDLFIQKAPAATIEVLAKSIAELKGKEYKAKIIGTRHGEKLYETLLTREEKVKAEDLGGYYRVPMDDRDLNYDKYFEQGVELMPELESYTSHNTDRLDLEGMKNLLIRYGMVV; this comes from the coding sequence ATGTTTGAGGGCAAGATATTATTAATAACCGGAGGAACAGGCTCTTTTGGGAATGCCGTTGTAGAACGGTTCTTAAATACAGACATCAGGGAAATCCGCATATTTAGCCGGGATGAAAAAAAACAGCACGATATGCGTATTCATTATAAAAATGATAAATTGAAGTTCTATATTGGTGATGTGAGAAACTTTGACAGCATAAATTTTGCTATGAAAGGTGCGGATTATGTTTTTCATGCTGCAGCACTTAAGCAGGTACCTTCCTGTGAATTTTATCCCATGGAAGCTGTGCAGACAAATATTGAAGGAACAGACAATACTTTAAAAGCAGCTATGCTGAATCAAGTAAAAAATGTTGTATGTCTGAGCACAGACAAAGCTGCATACCCAATAAATGCAATGGGTATCAGTAAAGCCATGATGGAAAAAATTGCAACATCTAAAGCTCGAATTTTAAAGGAAGAAAAACCAACTATATGTTGTACCAGATATGGAAATGTCATGGGATCACGAGGCTCCGTCATTCCATTATTTGAAGAGCAGATTGAGCTGGGAAGGGAATTAACAATTACAGATCCCAATATGACAAGATTTATGATGACTTTGGAGGATGCGGTAGATTTAGTTCTCTATGCCTTTGAGCATGGGAATCAGGGTGACTTGTTTATTCAGAAGGCGCCGGCGGCAACTATCGAAGTTCTTGCAAAATCTATAGCAGAGCTAAAGGGAAAAGAGTATAAGGCCAAGATTATAGGAACAAGACATGGTGAAAAACTATATGAGACGCTTCTTACCAGAGAAGAAAAGGTCAAGGCAGAAGATTTAGGAGGATATTACAGGGTACCTATGGATGACCGGGATTTAAACTATGATAAGTACTTTGAGCAAGGGGTAGAATTAATGCCTGAACTTGAATCGTATACTTCCCATAATACAGACAGGCTTGATTTGGAAGGAATGAAAAATTTATTAATAAGATATGGTATGGTAGTTTAA
- a CDS encoding D-glycero-alpha-D-manno-heptose-1,7-bisphosphate 7-phosphatase: protein MWNKAFFLDRDGTIIMDKGYLDNPDDIEFIEGIPDLLKKIKEKGYLIVIVSNQSGVARGYFDENTVRTVNWALAEKLKAEFDIAIDGIYYCPHHPEYGEQKQCNCRKPKPGMVLKAADELKIDISRSVMVGDKESDHIDLKELDFIKIVKDENWAQDSRLKKYII from the coding sequence ATGTGGAATAAGGCATTTTTTTTAGATCGAGATGGAACTATTATAATGGACAAGGGTTATTTAGATAATCCCGATGATATCGAATTTATTGAGGGAATTCCTGATTTATTGAAAAAAATAAAAGAAAAAGGTTATCTAATTGTCATCGTATCCAATCAGTCTGGTGTTGCAAGAGGATATTTCGATGAAAATACAGTAAGAACTGTTAATTGGGCATTGGCAGAAAAACTTAAGGCAGAGTTTGATATTGCGATAGATGGTATATATTATTGTCCGCACCATCCTGAATATGGAGAACAAAAACAGTGTAATTGTAGAAAACCCAAGCCTGGAATGGTTTTAAAGGCAGCAGACGAACTGAAAATTGATATTTCTCGTTCTGTGATGGTGGGAGACAAGGAAAGTGATCACATAGATCTTAAGGAACTAGACTTTATAAAGATTGTTAAAGATGAAAACTGGGCGCAGGATTCCAGATTAAAAAAATATATAATTTAG
- a CDS encoding glycosyltransferase family protein — protein sequence MKNVIYIGFVAPEELLIENKMHLATNNFEMEFISKGLKCYLSNDSLKIYSYTYNLLREENRQSFRQCNFEIITENAHIDIIALPFVKAPLGISQILRSFCILKNLNYLLKKDRNAIIITCNAYAVFSVPVLILQKIYKCKSIAVMLDAFKDEHTQNFIGKIYVRFSKWLLRQYTGAVGMCENLLNDFCNPNQKKLVILPTDTENNYEKKRSFDPANIKILFAGGLERQNGIIESISALEFLGEEFQLDLYGIGTLKDYVLEAAGGDSRIKYGGIVSRKQCLQNEVDSDILIIIRTEKDTGTVNLARYGMSYKLMEYLLSGIPVVATYIEAIPPSFIPYLNLCKSDAESIAKKIQYVAENYNECLKKAKEARLLIKESCSWDVCETAVREYIEEI from the coding sequence ATGAAAAACGTTATATATATTGGGTTTGTGGCACCTGAAGAATTACTTATTGAAAATAAAATGCATTTGGCTACCAACAATTTTGAAATGGAATTTATTTCAAAAGGGCTAAAATGTTACCTAAGTAATGATAGCTTAAAAATTTATTCATATACGTATAATTTACTAAGGGAAGAAAACAGACAGTCATTCAGGCAATGCAATTTTGAGATAATAACCGAAAACGCTCATATAGATATAATAGCATTACCTTTCGTTAAAGCGCCTTTAGGAATAAGCCAAATCTTAAGAAGTTTTTGTATTTTAAAAAATTTGAATTACCTTTTAAAGAAGGATAGGAATGCTATAATAATTACATGCAATGCGTATGCAGTTTTTTCTGTACCTGTTTTGATTTTACAAAAAATATATAAATGCAAAAGTATTGCAGTAATGCTTGATGCCTTTAAGGATGAACACACCCAGAATTTTATTGGGAAAATATACGTTAGATTCTCAAAGTGGTTGTTACGTCAATATACAGGAGCAGTTGGGATGTGCGAAAATTTACTGAATGATTTTTGCAATCCTAATCAGAAAAAATTGGTGATATTACCTACAGATACGGAGAACAATTATGAAAAGAAACGTTCATTTGACCCAGCGAATATAAAAATATTATTTGCAGGAGGCCTTGAACGTCAGAATGGAATAATTGAAAGCATTAGCGCATTAGAATTTTTAGGAGAAGAATTTCAATTAGATTTATATGGTATAGGGACTTTAAAAGATTATGTACTAGAGGCTGCAGGAGGAGACTCCAGAATAAAATATGGAGGTATTGTTTCACGGAAACAATGCTTACAAAATGAGGTAGATAGTGATATACTAATAATCATACGAACCGAAAAAGACACCGGTACAGTAAACTTAGCCAGATATGGTATGTCATATAAACTGATGGAATATCTATTAAGTGGTATTCCGGTAGTTGCTACTTATATTGAGGCTATTCCGCCAAGCTTTATACCATATTTAAACCTTTGTAAATCGGATGCTGAATCTATAGCAAAAAAAATCCAGTATGTTGCAGAGAATTATAATGAATGCCTGAAAAAAGCTAAAGAGGCTAGATTACTCATAAAAGAGAGCTGCTCTTGGGATGTCTGCGAAACAGCAGTCAGGGAGTATATAGAAGAAATATAG
- a CDS encoding glycosyltransferase family 9 protein produces the protein MFDNIIKGICCKKEANKKKSDKAVCLIKVDGIGDSVIFLKVFNSLYNYYNALGYKIDLICAKPCGELYESQWKFNNLYEINIRDLYNYKYRTMLAKQILQQEYSIVLNCAYSRTISIDSLISIMNGKKKIGNQGDCGNTPGLIKWFTDKAYDELAPSSKDISEHNHNVDFLKWIGINDFQYKKEKKSSAVVDNHRYFTLFPGASNTNKCWAAEKFAAVAEVVYRKTNWNIVICGGKDDALMAERITQELADKNIQTQNKVGMTDILETCMIVGKSALVITNDTSGVHIANLYGISNICIAKGCDVGRFIDARDEHNRLIYPNHRAIYHKKSCSQLYKTKCLRKKKTLPCIMEITVDEVLNVVENLLDDSKFNN, from the coding sequence TTGTTTGATAATATAATTAAAGGAATTTGTTGCAAAAAAGAAGCAAACAAAAAAAAATCAGATAAGGCAGTATGTCTCATAAAAGTAGACGGAATAGGGGATTCAGTTATTTTTTTAAAGGTTTTTAATTCTCTTTATAATTATTATAATGCTTTGGGATATAAAATTGATTTAATTTGTGCTAAACCATGCGGAGAGCTATATGAGAGCCAATGGAAATTTAATAATTTATATGAAATTAATATAAGAGATTTGTATAATTACAAATACAGAACTATGTTAGCAAAACAAATTTTACAGCAGGAATACTCTATTGTTCTGAATTGTGCATATTCAAGAACTATATCTATTGATTCACTAATATCCATAATGAATGGTAAGAAAAAAATTGGAAATCAGGGAGATTGCGGAAATACTCCTGGATTAATTAAATGGTTTACAGATAAGGCATATGATGAATTAGCCCCATCATCTAAAGATATCAGTGAACATAATCATAATGTAGATTTTTTAAAATGGATTGGGATAAATGATTTTCAATACAAAAAAGAAAAGAAATCCTCTGCTGTAGTAGACAACCATCGTTATTTTACCTTATTCCCCGGTGCAAGTAATACTAATAAATGCTGGGCTGCCGAAAAATTTGCAGCTGTTGCAGAAGTGGTTTATAGAAAGACCAATTGGAACATAGTAATTTGCGGAGGGAAAGATGACGCATTGATGGCTGAAAGAATCACACAAGAACTTGCCGATAAAAACATACAGACTCAAAATAAAGTGGGTATGACTGACATTCTTGAAACTTGTATGATTGTAGGAAAAAGTGCGTTAGTCATCACTAACGATACTAGTGGGGTTCACATAGCTAATCTATATGGGATTTCCAATATTTGCATTGCAAAAGGGTGCGACGTTGGAAGGTTTATAGATGCAAGAGATGAACATAATAGATTAATTTATCCGAATCACAGAGCTATATATCATAAAAAAAGCTGCAGCCAGTTATATAAAACAAAGTGTCTGCGAAAGAAGAAGACATTACCTTGTATAATGGAAATTACAGTTGATGAGGTTTTAAATGTGGTTGAAAATCTATTAGATGATTCAAAATTTAATAACTGA
- a CDS encoding glycosyltransferase family 4 protein: protein MKVLYITNVPSPYRVDFFNELSQYCDLTVAYEKRKSSDRDIQWKNKNKRAYIEIFLTGIAVREDAAVCLGVIKLLKMQWDIIVISGYATPTGMVAITYLSAIGKKFGISADGGMIKNDNGIKYKIKRWFISKASWWLSTGKVTTEYLGYYGAQTSRVFEYPFASVRESDIGKVDVKKNDLRKDLGISEKLVVISVGQFVERKGFDILIKSCSLLRGDIGVYIIGGRPTEQYNKIIEELKLENINFIGFKTQEELKKYYLAADLFVLPTREDIWGLVVNEAMAFGLPVITTNKCVAGLSMITDGKNGWIIPVEEHAVLADKINVFFRNEDKIQEMNSEAIETAKEYSIEKMALKHIEIFRMLLQEN from the coding sequence TTGAAAGTACTATATATAACTAATGTTCCAAGCCCATATAGAGTAGACTTTTTTAATGAACTTTCACAGTATTGTGATTTGACTGTTGCTTATGAAAAAAGAAAATCATCTGACAGGGATATTCAATGGAAAAATAAAAATAAAAGAGCTTATATCGAAATTTTTTTAACAGGGATTGCTGTAAGAGAGGATGCTGCAGTTTGCCTAGGAGTTATTAAGCTTTTGAAAATGCAATGGGATATAATAGTAATAAGCGGTTATGCAACACCAACCGGAATGGTAGCTATTACTTATTTAAGTGCGATTGGCAAAAAATTTGGAATAAGCGCTGATGGTGGCATGATTAAGAATGATAATGGCATAAAATATAAGATTAAAAGGTGGTTTATCAGCAAAGCAAGTTGGTGGCTCAGTACAGGGAAAGTTACAACCGAATATCTGGGGTACTATGGTGCGCAAACAAGTAGGGTATTTGAATATCCTTTTGCATCTGTTAGAGAATCTGACATAGGTAAGGTAGATGTTAAAAAAAATGATTTAAGAAAAGATTTGGGGATTTCAGAGAAGCTTGTAGTTATTTCTGTTGGACAATTTGTTGAAAGAAAAGGTTTTGATATATTAATAAAATCGTGTTCTCTTTTAAGAGGAGATATAGGGGTGTATATCATAGGAGGAAGGCCTACAGAACAATATAACAAAATAATTGAAGAATTAAAACTGGAGAACATAAATTTTATTGGATTTAAAACCCAGGAAGAACTGAAAAAATATTATCTTGCTGCAGATTTATTTGTATTGCCTACAAGAGAAGATATATGGGGACTAGTTGTGAATGAAGCAATGGCTTTTGGACTGCCTGTTATAACTACAAATAAATGTGTGGCAGGGTTATCAATGATTACCGATGGAAAGAATGGGTGGATTATTCCTGTAGAGGAACATGCTGTTTTAGCAGATAAGATAAATGTTTTTTTTAGAAATGAAGATAAAATTCAGGAAATGAACAGTGAAGCAATTGAGACCGCTAAAGAATATTCTATTGAAAAAATGGCATTAAAGCATATAGAAATTTTCAGAATGTTATTGCAGGAAAACTAA
- a CDS encoding glycosyltransferase family 9 protein, with product MKGMKMQLQLVQRLWQMFLYIFDGMIKVYCDLFKIGIKRKNTRQDKKIKVMIVKTGSIGDFVIWLGIAKQWCKAYPEDRYEITLVCNCPVICNIIQKNSGFSKIIAVDDKRCHTKLKYRFDLLTEVRKVYPDIVVNGDYESSYRNDVMFIKVLPSSVEKVGVTSEESNYLNQKKEKCFTKLIKTSFKDESELARYAKVLTAITGNQCEKKYSIIEEQTVKEKIKEEKRYFLVSPGARELIKCWNVEKYAELIVRIYNKTKLVPIILGASQTDNELAKQITSIAKKQNIAIKNLSGKTTLEESIELIRNAEFHIGNCSGNSHIANSVLTDNFVLVGGGHFNKYFPYKEDEKIGDTNQTCIFDYKDCFGCDWKCVTSERPNGKWKCVDDISVDLAWKIIENYLEKKY from the coding sequence ATGAAAGGAATGAAAATGCAATTGCAATTAGTACAAAGATTATGGCAAATGTTTTTATATATATTTGATGGTATGATAAAGGTTTATTGTGATTTATTTAAGATTGGCATAAAGAGAAAAAACACTAGGCAAGATAAAAAAATAAAGGTCATGATAGTAAAAACAGGGAGTATTGGAGATTTTGTTATCTGGCTGGGGATTGCAAAACAATGGTGTAAAGCATACCCAGAAGACAGATATGAGATAACACTTGTATGTAACTGCCCTGTGATTTGTAATATTATACAGAAAAATTCAGGGTTTAGTAAAATCATTGCAGTTGATGATAAACGATGCCATACAAAGTTAAAGTATCGCTTTGACCTATTAACTGAAGTTAGAAAAGTATATCCAGATATAGTTGTGAATGGAGATTATGAAAGTAGTTATAGAAATGATGTAATGTTTATAAAAGTATTACCCAGTAGTGTAGAAAAAGTTGGAGTTACATCAGAAGAAAGCAACTACCTCAATCAAAAAAAGGAAAAATGTTTTACTAAATTAATAAAAACATCTTTTAAGGACGAAAGCGAATTAGCTCGCTACGCCAAGGTGCTTACTGCTATTACAGGGAATCAATGCGAGAAAAAGTATAGCATAATAGAAGAACAAACAGTAAAAGAAAAGATTAAGGAAGAAAAAAGGTATTTCCTGGTATCACCGGGAGCACGGGAACTAATTAAATGCTGGAACGTAGAAAAATATGCGGAATTAATTGTTAGAATATACAATAAAACAAAATTGGTACCAATTATATTAGGGGCATCACAAACAGATAACGAATTAGCAAAGCAAATTACGTCAATAGCAAAAAAACAAAATATTGCGATAAAAAATCTCTCTGGGAAAACCACATTAGAGGAAAGTATAGAATTAATAAGAAATGCTGAGTTTCACATAGGAAATTGTAGTGGGAACAGTCATATTGCAAATTCTGTCTTAACAGATAATTTTGTGCTTGTAGGCGGAGGGCATTTTAATAAATATTTTCCTTACAAGGAAGACGAAAAAATTGGTGACACAAACCAAACTTGTATATTTGATTATAAAGATTGTTTTGGCTGCGATTGGAAATGTGTGACAAGTGAAAGACCAAATGGAAAATGGAAATGCGTAGATGATATTTCAGTAGATCTGGCATGGAAAATCATTGAGAACTATTTAGAAAAGAAATATTAA
- the murJ gene encoding murein biosynthesis integral membrane protein MurJ: protein MDDKKLTAATKRETAYRRVAQTAILMVILTLVSKCFGFIRELVMANYFGAGYITDSYVMAQSIPGILLGGIFSAVSTAYMPLFSQIVEKQGNKEGNLFTSYVINLLIILSFLASLMGFFFSDQIVTFLASGFDEQRAQLTSFYIKITFMYVMFSATAGIFDAYLQYKGKFLTPIVSGYALNAMAIIMIIFSAHTSHYYLAFGILLGQVGRLIVVFVVSKRQSFKYFRSIKFNDTIKRISVLAIPVFVSTYIQQINTFVDKTLASGLQVGSVSALYYAMLLVTLITGLTSNVFSTIIYPKLSQANSLGDNEELSYIASAGVNLVLLVTIPFTLGIFAYGGQVVQIVYERGAFDETATALTGSAFLFYGIGLIFIALNDLLMRIYYAIHDMKAPMIYAGIAVVVNIALNLVLVRYMQHNGLALGTSISFATNTVLLVHGIRKRYSYIKLMQSPTKLVKIGLAALISITFSLIVYYGVILPLSYIIYMRLVQIGIAVLSAMIVYIVSLWIFRIDEIIYFTYLIKNKMSKK, encoded by the coding sequence ATGGACGATAAGAAACTAACAGCAGCCACAAAGCGAGAGACAGCTTATCGGAGGGTTGCGCAAACTGCAATTCTGATGGTGATATTAACTTTGGTTTCAAAATGTTTTGGGTTTATCAGAGAACTGGTTATGGCCAACTATTTTGGAGCGGGATATATAACAGATTCATATGTAATGGCGCAGAGTATACCTGGAATTTTGTTAGGTGGCATTTTTTCAGCAGTATCAACAGCATATATGCCATTATTCTCCCAGATTGTTGAGAAGCAGGGAAATAAAGAAGGAAATTTATTTACAAGCTACGTCATTAATTTATTGATTATATTGTCATTTTTAGCTAGTCTTATGGGCTTTTTTTTCTCAGACCAGATTGTTACATTTTTAGCAAGTGGTTTTGATGAACAGAGAGCACAATTGACTAGTTTTTATATAAAAATCACCTTTATGTATGTGATGTTTTCAGCAACTGCTGGTATATTTGATGCATATTTACAATACAAAGGGAAGTTTCTTACACCGATTGTTTCCGGATATGCTTTAAATGCAATGGCCATTATTATGATTATTTTTAGTGCACATACAAGTCATTATTATTTAGCTTTTGGGATACTGCTTGGGCAGGTTGGTAGATTAATAGTGGTCTTTGTAGTATCTAAAAGACAGTCTTTTAAATATTTCAGGTCAATTAAGTTTAATGATACAATAAAAAGAATATCTGTTTTAGCAATCCCAGTTTTTGTTAGTACTTATATACAGCAAATTAATACTTTTGTGGACAAGACATTAGCATCAGGACTGCAGGTAGGTAGTGTTTCTGCGTTATATTATGCCATGTTACTTGTAACTCTAATTACAGGGTTAACTTCTAATGTTTTTTCAACTATAATATATCCCAAGTTATCCCAGGCCAATTCACTTGGTGATAATGAAGAGTTATCATACATTGCCAGCGCTGGAGTTAATTTAGTGTTGCTTGTAACGATTCCTTTTACTCTAGGTATTTTTGCATATGGAGGACAAGTCGTACAAATTGTTTATGAAAGAGGTGCCTTTGATGAAACCGCCACAGCTTTGACTGGATCGGCTTTTCTGTTTTATGGGATAGGGCTGATATTTATTGCATTAAATGATTTATTGATGCGAATATACTATGCCATTCATGATATGAAAGCACCAATGATATATGCAGGTATAGCCGTTGTAGTCAATATAGCGCTGAACTTAGTTTTAGTAAGATATATGCAGCATAATGGACTGGCATTAGGTACAAGTATATCCTTTGCTACAAATACTGTCTTACTGGTTCATGGTATAAGAAAAAGATATTCTTATATAAAATTAATGCAATCACCGACAAAATTAGTGAAAATCGGTTTAGCAGCGCTTATTTCTATTACTTTTTCCTTAATTGTATATTATGGCGTAATTTTACCGTTATCATATATTATATATATGAGACTTGTTCAGATAGGAATAGCAGTATTATCTGCTATGATAGTTTACATTGTTTCGCTTTGGATTTTTAGAATTGATGAAATTATATATTTTACTTATTTAATAAAAAATAAAATGAGTAAAAAATAA